One window from the genome of Streptomyces sp. NBC_00287 encodes:
- a CDS encoding sulfite exporter TauE/SafE family protein yields the protein MPDISLTVIVVLCLAAFAAGWIDAVVGGGGLLLLPALLLGLPSNTPAAYALGTNKAVAIVGTSGAAVTYARKAPVDVRTAVRIGLAALAGSSGGAFLAAGMSTEVLKPVIMVVLLAVAAFVILRPAFGTAPAPGPATRRQILTAIGLAGIGIGFYDGLIGPGTGTFLVLTLTAVLHLDLVAASATAKIVNCCTNAGALATFAWQGTVLWQLAALMAVFNLAGGTLGAHTALKKGSGFVRVVLLTVVFALVANMAYEQWLA from the coding sequence ATGCCCGACATATCGCTGACCGTGATCGTCGTCCTCTGCCTTGCGGCCTTTGCGGCCGGCTGGATCGACGCCGTGGTCGGCGGCGGAGGGCTCCTGCTGCTCCCGGCCCTGCTCCTGGGCCTCCCGTCGAACACGCCCGCCGCCTACGCCCTGGGCACCAACAAGGCGGTCGCGATCGTCGGCACCTCGGGCGCGGCGGTGACGTATGCCCGCAAAGCCCCGGTCGACGTCCGCACCGCCGTCCGCATCGGTCTGGCGGCACTCGCCGGATCATCGGGCGGGGCGTTCCTCGCCGCCGGGATGAGCACCGAGGTCCTCAAGCCGGTGATCATGGTGGTGCTGCTCGCGGTCGCCGCCTTCGTGATCCTGCGCCCCGCCTTCGGCACCGCCCCGGCGCCCGGCCCGGCCACCCGCCGCCAGATCCTCACCGCGATCGGCCTGGCAGGCATCGGCATCGGCTTCTACGACGGACTGATCGGCCCCGGCACGGGAACCTTCCTGGTGCTGACCCTGACGGCGGTCCTCCATCTCGACCTGGTCGCCGCCTCCGCCACCGCGAAGATCGTCAACTGCTGTACCAACGCGGGCGCCCTCGCCACCTTCGCCTGGCAGGGCACGGTCCTGTGGCAGCTCGCCGCCCTGATGGCCGTCTTCAACCTGGCGGGCGGCACCCTCGGCGCCCACACCGCCCTGAAGAAGGGCAGCGGCTTCGTCCGGGTCGTGCTGCTGACGGTGGTGTTCGCGCTGGTGGCGAACATGGCGTACGAGCAGTGGCTGGCCTAG
- a CDS encoding NADPH-dependent FMN reductase: MTSTTEPLNVTVVVGSNRHGRFGPVVAEWLLDHVQRREDLTPQVVDVAEVALPTSFARTEEATAALTDVSPKLATADAFVVLTPEYNHSYPAGLKNLIDWHYAEWRAKPVALVSYGGLAGGLRATEHLRQVFAELHAVTVRDTVSFHNAGASFDDSGRLKDPTGPDAAAKAMLDQLVWWGTALREAKERRPYGG; this comes from the coding sequence ATGACTTCCACCACGGAACCTCTGAACGTCACCGTCGTCGTCGGCAGCAACCGCCACGGCCGCTTCGGCCCCGTCGTCGCCGAGTGGCTCCTCGACCACGTCCAGCGCCGCGAGGACCTCACCCCGCAGGTCGTGGATGTCGCCGAGGTCGCGCTGCCGACCTCCTTCGCCCGCACCGAGGAGGCGACCGCGGCCCTGACCGACGTAAGCCCGAAGCTGGCGACGGCCGACGCCTTCGTCGTCCTCACCCCCGAGTACAACCACTCCTACCCGGCGGGCCTGAAGAACCTCATCGACTGGCACTACGCCGAGTGGCGCGCCAAGCCCGTCGCCCTGGTCTCCTACGGCGGTCTCGCGGGCGGCCTGCGCGCCACGGAGCACCTCCGCCAGGTCTTCGCCGAACTCCACGCCGTGACGGTCCGCGACACCGTCTCCTTCCACAACGCCGGCGCCTCCTTCGACGACTCCGGCCGCCTGAAGGACCCGACGGGCCCGGACGCGGCGGCCAAGGCGATGCTGGACCAGCTGGTGTGGTGGGGGACCGCACTGCGCGAGGCGAAGGAGCGGCGGCCGTACGGGGGTTGA
- a CDS encoding winged helix-turn-helix transcriptional regulator, with the protein MSAPNTAVSSQVSAAIPDGPCGDDDCGIRDVLDRLGDRWTVLVVVELAKGSRRYGELERAIPGISQRMLSLTTKRLCRDGLVERIVHPTLPPQVEYRLTAMGSSLSAVISGLADWSRDHKPAIEEARAEWDAEHPSGHTA; encoded by the coding sequence GTGTCAGCCCCGAACACGGCCGTAAGTTCCCAGGTCAGCGCCGCTATTCCGGACGGCCCGTGTGGCGATGACGACTGTGGGATCCGTGATGTGCTGGACCGGCTGGGCGACCGGTGGACGGTGCTGGTGGTCGTGGAACTCGCCAAGGGCAGCCGTCGTTATGGCGAGTTGGAGCGCGCGATACCCGGTATCTCGCAGCGCATGCTGTCGCTGACCACGAAACGGCTGTGCCGGGACGGGCTCGTCGAACGGATCGTCCATCCGACGCTCCCGCCCCAGGTGGAGTACCGCCTGACCGCGATGGGGAGCAGCCTCTCGGCCGTGATCTCCGGGCTCGCCGACTGGTCCCGCGACCACAAACCGGCCATCGAGGAGGCGCGGGCGGAGTGGGACGCGGAGCATCCGAGCGGGCACACCGCATGA
- a CDS encoding NAD(P)-dependent oxidoreductase — protein sequence MTDNAFSPTPLTLLGTGAMGTALARAWLAAGHPVTVWNRTPARAEPLAAEGATVAASAAAAVAANRLVIACLLDDDSLGEALEGADLTGRDLVNLTTGTPAQGRARATWAEERGARFLDGGIMAVPPMIGSADSGAYVFYSGSSELFEEHRETLAVPAGTTYVGTNPGFAALHDVALLSAMTGMFAGVFHAFALVRREDIAPKEFAALLQDWLTAMAHAVHTTADQLESEDYSKDVVSSLEMQAAGNATLLRTAEEQGVSAELLMPYMKLMDRAVTQARGEEGTTGMIDLLLKDR from the coding sequence ATGACTGACAACGCCTTTTCCCCGACCCCACTCACCCTGCTCGGCACCGGCGCCATGGGCACCGCCCTGGCCCGCGCCTGGCTCGCCGCCGGACACCCGGTGACCGTCTGGAACCGCACCCCCGCCCGCGCCGAACCCCTCGCGGCCGAAGGAGCGACGGTCGCAGCGAGCGCCGCGGCAGCCGTGGCCGCCAACCGCCTGGTCATCGCCTGCCTCCTGGACGACGACTCCCTCGGCGAGGCCCTCGAAGGCGCCGACCTCACCGGCCGCGACCTCGTGAACCTCACCACCGGCACCCCGGCCCAGGGCCGCGCCCGCGCCACCTGGGCCGAGGAGCGCGGCGCGCGTTTCCTGGACGGCGGGATCATGGCCGTACCGCCGATGATCGGCAGCGCCGACAGCGGGGCGTACGTCTTCTACAGCGGTTCCTCCGAGTTGTTCGAGGAGCACCGGGAGACCCTCGCCGTCCCGGCCGGAACCACTTACGTCGGTACGAACCCGGGCTTCGCCGCCCTGCACGACGTGGCGCTGCTCAGCGCGATGACCGGCATGTTCGCCGGGGTCTTCCACGCCTTCGCGCTGGTGCGGCGGGAGGACATCGCGCCGAAGGAGTTCGCGGCGCTGCTCCAGGACTGGCTCACCGCGATGGCACACGCCGTCCACACCACCGCCGACCAACTGGAGAGCGAGGACTACTCGAAGGACGTCGTTTCCAGCCTCGAAATGCAGGCGGCGGGCAACGCCACCTTGCTGCGCACCGCCGAGGAGCAGGGCGTGAGCGCGGAACTGCTGATGCCGTACATGAAGCTGATGGACCGGGCCGTCACCCAGGCACGCGGTGAGGAGGGCACCACCGGGATGATCGACCTCCTACTGAAGGACCGCTAG
- a CDS encoding winged helix-turn-helix transcriptional regulator, which produces MVMGRRRPGSYVCGVDAAMDVIGGKWKVLILWALAVRPHRFGELRRELHGVTEKVLAAHLRELEADGIVHREEYDEVPPHVEYSLTPKGVTLNAALEPLGVWGQRNVLASATAGEVGEDDDVALITRGA; this is translated from the coding sequence ATGGTGATGGGGCGGCGACGGCCGGGCTCGTACGTCTGCGGGGTCGACGCGGCGATGGACGTGATCGGCGGCAAGTGGAAGGTGCTGATCCTGTGGGCGCTCGCGGTGCGCCCGCACCGGTTCGGGGAGCTGCGCCGCGAGCTGCACGGGGTGACGGAGAAGGTGCTCGCCGCGCACCTGCGGGAGCTGGAGGCGGACGGCATCGTGCACCGCGAGGAGTACGACGAGGTGCCGCCGCACGTCGAGTACTCGCTGACACCGAAGGGCGTCACTCTCAACGCCGCCCTGGAGCCGCTGGGCGTGTGGGGACAGCGGAACGTCCTGGCGTCAGCGACTGCCGGTGAGGTGGGCGAAGACGACGACGTTGCCCTGATAACCCGTGGTGCGTGA
- a CDS encoding GNAT family N-acetyltransferase, with product MDGPAAAQAEDAFRLVYAEAFGEPPYNETADDVAATFRRFRSQVRRAGFRGALARTEDGEPVGMAYGFSLAPDAVWWDRLTEPVPDEMRREDGRRTFGLMELAVRRPWRGRGIARRLHETLLDGIEAERVLLNVHPENEAASAAYRAWGYRKVGEARPQEGAGLHDVMLLGLR from the coding sequence ATGGACGGACCGGCCGCCGCGCAGGCCGAGGACGCGTTCAGGCTGGTCTACGCCGAGGCGTTCGGGGAGCCGCCGTACAACGAGACCGCCGACGACGTCGCGGCCACCTTCCGGCGCTTCCGCTCCCAGGTGCGCAGGGCCGGTTTCCGCGGCGCCCTGGCCCGTACCGAGGACGGCGAGCCGGTCGGTATGGCGTACGGCTTCTCACTCGCCCCCGACGCGGTGTGGTGGGACCGGCTGACCGAGCCCGTGCCCGACGAGATGCGGCGCGAGGACGGGCGCCGCACCTTCGGGCTCATGGAACTTGCCGTGCGGCGGCCGTGGCGCGGGCGGGGTATCGCGCGGCGCCTGCACGAGACGCTGCTCGACGGGATCGAGGCCGAGCGGGTGCTGCTCAACGTGCACCCGGAGAACGAGGCGGCGTCGGCCGCGTACCGGGCGTGGGGGTACCGGAAGGTCGGCGAGGCCCGGCCCCAGGAAGGCGCGGGCCTCCATGACGTGATGCTGCTCGGGCTGCGCTGA
- a CDS encoding class F sortase, with protein MRNSHSTARTYDNVARRYSNTAIAAVTVVALCSGAWLLRSGAESHAPPQPSAAQAHADPAERQPSAAPALPPSPPDRVRIPSIRVNAPLTGLGLTPAGSLAVPPAERENLAGWYEAGTTPGETGTAIVAGHVDNAEGPAVFYRLGALKKGSTVEVDRRDGSTAVFTVDSVEVYAARDFPDEKVYGAARRPELRVITCGGGYSRTTGYQGNVVVFAHLTGSR; from the coding sequence GTGCGCAATTCCCACAGCACCGCGCGCACATACGACAACGTCGCGCGCAGGTACAGCAACACCGCGATAGCGGCCGTCACCGTGGTCGCCCTGTGTTCCGGGGCCTGGCTGCTGCGCAGTGGCGCCGAGTCGCATGCCCCGCCGCAGCCGTCCGCCGCCCAGGCGCACGCCGACCCCGCGGAGCGGCAGCCGTCCGCCGCGCCCGCGCTGCCGCCGTCCCCGCCCGACCGCGTCCGCATCCCGTCGATCCGGGTGAACGCCCCCCTGACGGGCCTCGGCCTCACCCCGGCCGGCAGCCTCGCCGTCCCGCCCGCCGAGCGCGAGAACCTCGCCGGCTGGTACGAGGCCGGGACGACACCCGGCGAGACGGGCACCGCGATCGTCGCCGGCCATGTCGACAACGCCGAGGGCCCCGCCGTCTTCTACCGCCTCGGCGCCCTGAAGAAGGGCAGCACGGTGGAGGTGGACCGGCGCGACGGCTCCACGGCCGTCTTCACGGTCGACTCCGTCGAGGTGTACGCCGCCCGGGACTTCCCCGACGAGAAGGTCTACGGCGCGGCCCGCCGCCCCGAGCTGCGGGTGATCACCTGCGGCGGCGGCTACTCACGCACCACGGGTTATCAGGGCAACGTCGTCGTCTTCGCCCACCTCACCGGCAGTCGCTGA
- a CDS encoding aminoglycoside phosphotransferase family protein codes for MPKMRPDELDIDAELVRRLIPEQFPQWARLPVRLVRSAGTDNAMYRLGDDLVVRLPRLPGGEGQIIREHRWLPQLAPHLPLSVPVPVAVGEPGAGFALPWGVYRWLEGSNELVELADAAVELGRFIAALHKVDAAGGPPSYRGAPPGRNDEEVRAAIRDLGSDGTIDPALATEVWERTLRLPDWDGAPVWLHGDLLPGNLLAVDGRLTSVIDFGCLGIGDPAVDLMAAWTVFTAGTREAFRAAADVDDATWERGRGWALCFGLTAEHYYGDAFGNGMNPVLAGVGRRAVAEALAECG; via the coding sequence ATGCCGAAGATGCGCCCCGACGAACTCGACATCGACGCGGAGCTGGTCCGTCGGCTGATCCCGGAGCAGTTCCCGCAGTGGGCCCGGCTCCCGGTCCGTCTGGTCCGCTCGGCCGGTACCGACAACGCCATGTACCGGCTCGGCGACGACCTGGTCGTACGGTTGCCCCGGCTGCCCGGCGGCGAGGGGCAGATCATCCGGGAGCATCGCTGGCTGCCTCAACTGGCCCCGCATCTGCCGCTGTCGGTGCCGGTGCCGGTGGCCGTGGGTGAGCCCGGTGCGGGGTTCGCGCTGCCGTGGGGGGTGTATCGGTGGCTGGAGGGCTCCAATGAGCTGGTCGAACTGGCCGACGCCGCCGTGGAGTTGGGTCGGTTCATCGCCGCTCTGCACAAAGTCGACGCTGCCGGGGGCCCGCCCTCCTATCGGGGCGCGCCGCCCGGCCGTAACGACGAGGAGGTACGGGCCGCCATCCGCGACCTCGGCTCCGACGGCACGATCGACCCGGCGCTCGCGACGGAGGTCTGGGAGCGGACCCTGCGCCTGCCCGACTGGGACGGTGCACCTGTCTGGCTACACGGGGACCTGCTGCCGGGCAACCTGCTCGCCGTCGACGGACGGCTGACCTCCGTCATCGACTTCGGCTGCCTCGGCATCGGGGACCCGGCGGTGGACCTGATGGCCGCGTGGACCGTGTTCACCGCCGGGACCCGCGAGGCGTTCCGCGCCGCCGCCGACGTCGACGACGCGACCTGGGAACGGGGCCGGGGCTGGGCCCTGTGCTTCGGTCTGACGGCCGAGCACTACTACGGCGACGCCTTCGGCAACGGCATGAATCCGGTGCTGGCCGGGGTGGGGCGACGGGCTGTGGCGGAGGCGCTGGCCGAGTGCGGGTGA
- a CDS encoding NmrA family NAD(P)-binding protein has protein sequence MILVTGVSGGLGRLVLQGLSALDGVDVVAGTRGGDGSTARPIDFDDPASLAEGFAGVDVLVMISAGYAEDDVVLARHGAVADAAAAAGVRQVIYTSLAGSGERTTLALPHRWTENRLAEGPFDHTILRNGLYAELLGGLSAAAAAPAAESGIFAAALGTGRMSVVAREDLADITVRVAAEADGELTTGGRSRHAGRTYELEGVTALGGDEIADLLAKKYDRPVTYQPASLSEARAALAGQGFEAYQITHTLSLFSNMGAGFLEAKDSDLPELLAAAPRPVHDLVADAAG, from the coding sequence ATGATTCTCGTGACCGGCGTTTCAGGAGGACTCGGCCGTCTGGTGCTCCAGGGCCTGTCCGCACTCGACGGAGTCGATGTCGTGGCCGGCACCCGCGGCGGCGACGGCTCCACCGCGCGGCCTATCGACTTCGACGACCCGGCGAGCCTGGCGGAGGGGTTCGCCGGGGTCGACGTACTGGTGATGATCTCGGCCGGTTACGCCGAGGACGATGTCGTGCTGGCCCGCCATGGCGCGGTGGCCGACGCGGCGGCGGCAGCGGGCGTACGCCAGGTGATCTACACCAGCCTGGCGGGCTCCGGTGAGCGCACGACCCTCGCGCTCCCGCACCGGTGGACCGAGAACCGCCTGGCAGAGGGGCCGTTCGACCACACGATCCTGCGCAACGGCCTGTACGCCGAACTCCTGGGCGGCCTCTCGGCGGCGGCCGCCGCACCGGCAGCCGAGAGCGGGATCTTCGCCGCCGCCCTCGGCACGGGACGGATGTCGGTCGTGGCCAGGGAGGACCTCGCGGACATCACCGTGCGGGTGGCGGCCGAGGCCGACGGTGAACTGACCACGGGTGGACGCAGCCGGCACGCGGGACGGACGTACGAACTCGAAGGCGTCACCGCGCTCGGCGGCGACGAGATCGCAGACCTGTTGGCCAAGAAGTACGACAGGCCGGTCACTTACCAACCCGCCTCTCTCTCCGAGGCGCGCGCCGCCTTGGCGGGCCAGGGCTTCGAGGCCTACCAGATCACCCACACCCTGTCCCTCTTCTCCAACATGGGCGCGGGCTTCCTGGAGGCCAAGGACTCCGACCTGCCCGAGCTGCTGGCGGCCGCGCCCCGGCCGGTGCACGACCTGGTCGCGGACGCGGCCGGCTGA
- a CDS encoding M4 family metallopeptidase: MSRIRPHARGTRLATAGVAVTAAGLLAATLTPSAGAADGPTRAAAVENAANALTHLGLTSAEATKVRDVIVDADGTQHVRYDRTYRQLPVLGGDFVVHLTKDGTYRSASRAVKGSVAPAAGVTPALPATRAADLAVNALRAANLGEALRQLTAKPRLVVDALHGAPKLAWQTDVLAKDSLGNPVGRTVLTDARTGAQIDAWDTLETVSGDGKSLYSGTVPLNTTQSGSTYELKDPSRGGTYTGDAANKTDLCLLTTICISRAPSTVFTDADNHWGTGTDRATAAVDAQYGTDMTWDYFKGVHGRNGIAGDGKGSYNRVHYGTRYNNAFWDDSCFCMTYGDGDGTNLGPLVSLDVAGHEMSHGVTSKTAALTYSGESGGLNEATSDIFGALVEFHAANGSDPGDYLIGEKIVRDGFGQDALRYMDKPSKDGSSVDCWSSTTANLDVHYSSGVGNHFAYLLAEGSGAKTINGVAHNSPTCNGSSVTGIGRAKLGAIWYRALTVYMTSSTNYAGARTATLSAAKDLYGAGSTEYAAVAAAWSAVNVG; the protein is encoded by the coding sequence CTCACCCCGTCCGCCGGTGCCGCGGACGGGCCGACGCGGGCCGCCGCCGTCGAGAACGCGGCCAACGCCCTCACCCACCTGGGCCTGACCTCCGCGGAGGCCACGAAGGTCCGGGATGTGATCGTCGACGCGGACGGCACGCAGCATGTGCGGTACGACCGGACGTATCGTCAACTTCCGGTGCTGGGCGGTGACTTCGTCGTCCACCTCACCAAGGACGGTACCTACCGCAGCGCGTCCCGGGCTGTGAAGGGTTCCGTCGCCCCGGCCGCCGGTGTCACCCCCGCCCTGCCCGCCACCCGCGCCGCAGACCTCGCCGTCAACGCCCTGCGCGCCGCCAACCTCGGTGAGGCGCTCCGGCAGCTCACCGCGAAACCCCGGCTGGTCGTGGACGCCCTGCACGGCGCGCCCAAGCTGGCCTGGCAGACGGATGTGCTCGCCAAGGACTCCCTCGGCAACCCGGTCGGGCGGACCGTACTGACCGACGCGCGCACCGGCGCGCAGATCGACGCCTGGGACACCCTGGAGACGGTGAGCGGTGACGGGAAGTCGCTGTACAGCGGGACGGTTCCGTTGAACACGACGCAGTCGGGATCGACGTACGAACTCAAGGACCCTTCACGCGGGGGCACTTACACCGGCGACGCGGCCAACAAGACCGACCTGTGCCTGCTCACCACCATCTGCATCAGCCGGGCGCCGTCGACGGTGTTCACCGACGCCGACAACCACTGGGGCACGGGCACCGATCGTGCGACGGCGGCCGTGGACGCGCAGTACGGCACCGACATGACCTGGGACTACTTCAAGGGCGTCCACGGCCGCAACGGCATCGCGGGCGACGGCAAGGGCTCGTACAACCGGGTGCACTACGGGACGCGGTACAACAACGCCTTCTGGGACGACAGTTGCTTCTGCATGACCTACGGCGACGGTGACGGGACGAACCTCGGTCCGCTGGTGTCGCTGGACGTGGCGGGCCACGAGATGTCGCACGGGGTGACGTCGAAGACGGCGGCGCTGACCTACTCGGGCGAGTCCGGGGGCCTGAACGAGGCGACCTCCGACATCTTCGGCGCGCTGGTGGAGTTCCACGCGGCGAACGGCTCGGACCCCGGGGACTATCTGATCGGCGAGAAGATCGTCCGGGACGGGTTCGGGCAGGATGCGCTGCGCTACATGGACAAGCCCTCCAAGGACGGCAGTTCGGTGGACTGCTGGAGCTCGACCACGGCCAACCTCGACGTCCACTACTCCTCCGGCGTCGGCAACCACTTCGCATACCTCCTCGCGGAGGGCAGCGGCGCCAAGACGATCAACGGGGTCGCGCACAACTCGCCCACCTGCAACGGCTCTTCGGTCACCGGCATCGGCCGGGCCAAGCTGGGTGCGATCTGGTACCGGGCGCTGACGGTCTACATGACGTCGTCGACGAACTACGCGGGCGCCCGTACGGCGACTTTGAGCGCGGCGAAGGATCTGTACGGCGCGGGCAGCACGGAGTACGCGGCGGTGGCGGCGGCCTGGAGTGCGGTCAACGTGGGCTGA
- a CDS encoding NAD(P)/FAD-dependent oxidoreductase, protein MTSNTRVVVIGAGLAGVRLARRLGELGTPALLIGEEEHRPYNRVLLAEVLAGRYAPEVIALPTPDGLLRTRVTGIDRDGRTVECADGSKIAYDTLVLATGSNPVLPPLRGLFTPDHVLPEGVHAFRTMDDCLGLSKAVRPGVRAVVIGGGLLGVSAARALAVRGAQVVLAQQSERLMERQLDPGASKLVLRHLKDLGVEVHTECRVRDVRCVGGAVRSVEMADGYALDADLVVLACGVSPRAGLAKEAGLAVHKGILVDDELRTSDPHIRAIGDCAQHNGTLYGLATPALEQAEALAESIAGDAGVRYTGTRSLTRLTLNGNTAFDLAAFGETEALPGDDVVQLTDATRGTYRKVVVRDDRVVGGVLVGELGTVGALARAWEGAEPLPADGAPLLHLLTNDGGS, encoded by the coding sequence ATGACCTCGAATACGCGTGTGGTGGTGATCGGCGCCGGCCTCGCGGGCGTACGGCTCGCCCGGCGGCTCGGTGAGCTCGGCACGCCCGCGCTGCTGATCGGCGAGGAGGAGCACCGGCCCTACAACCGGGTCCTGCTCGCCGAGGTGCTGGCCGGGCGGTACGCCCCCGAGGTGATCGCGCTGCCCACCCCGGACGGGCTGCTCAGAACCCGGGTCACCGGCATCGACCGGGACGGGCGCACCGTCGAGTGCGCGGACGGTTCGAAGATCGCATACGACACGCTGGTCCTGGCCACCGGATCCAACCCGGTGCTGCCGCCGCTGCGCGGTCTGTTCACTCCGGACCATGTGCTGCCCGAGGGCGTGCACGCGTTCCGCACCATGGACGACTGCCTGGGCCTGTCCAAGGCGGTACGGCCGGGGGTGCGCGCGGTCGTCATCGGCGGCGGGCTGCTCGGTGTCTCCGCGGCCCGCGCGCTCGCCGTGCGCGGCGCCCAGGTGGTGCTCGCCCAGCAGTCCGAGCGGCTCATGGAACGCCAGCTCGACCCGGGCGCCTCCAAGCTGGTGCTGCGGCATCTGAAGGACCTCGGCGTCGAGGTGCACACCGAGTGCCGGGTGCGCGATGTGCGCTGCGTCGGCGGCGCCGTCCGCTCGGTGGAGATGGCCGACGGATACGCCCTCGACGCCGACCTGGTGGTACTGGCCTGCGGGGTCAGCCCGCGCGCCGGTCTCGCCAAGGAGGCCGGGCTCGCCGTCCACAAGGGCATCCTCGTCGACGACGAACTGCGCACCTCCGACCCGCACATCCGGGCCATCGGCGACTGCGCCCAGCACAACGGCACGCTCTACGGCCTCGCCACCCCGGCGCTCGAACAGGCCGAGGCGCTCGCGGAGTCGATCGCCGGTGACGCCGGGGTCCGGTACACCGGGACCCGTTCGCTGACCCGGCTGACGCTCAACGGCAACACCGCCTTCGACCTCGCCGCGTTCGGCGAGACCGAGGCGCTCCCGGGCGACGACGTCGTCCAGCTCACCGACGCCACCCGAGGCACCTACCGCAAGGTCGTCGTCCGCGACGACCGCGTGGTCGGCGGGGTGCTCGTCGGTGAACTCGGCACCGTAGGCGCGCTCGCCCGCGCCTGGGAGGGAGCAGAGCCGCTCCCCGCGGACGGCGCTCCCCTGCTCCACCTGCTCACCAACGATGGAGGCTCCTGA